The proteins below are encoded in one region of Mus caroli chromosome 10, CAROLI_EIJ_v1.1, whole genome shotgun sequence:
- the Olig3 gene encoding oligodendrocyte transcription factor 3 produces the protein MNSDSSSVSSRASSPDMDEMYLRDHHHRHHHHHQESRLNSVSSTQGDMVQKMPGESLSRAGAKAAGESSKYKIKKQLSEQDLQQLRLKINGRERKRMHDLNLAMDGLREVMPYAHGPSVRKLSKIATLLLARNYILMLTSSLEEMKRLVGEIYGGHHSAFHCGTVGHSAGHPAHAANAVHPVHPILGGALSSGNASSPLSATSLPTIGTIRPPHSLLKAPSTPPALQLGSGFQHWAGLPCPCTICQMPPPPHLSALSTANMARLSAESKDLLK, from the coding sequence ATGAATTCTGATTCGAGCTCTGTCTCCAGCAGAGCGTCATCTCCGGACATGGATGAGATGTACCTAAGagaccaccaccaccgccaccaccaccaccatcaggaGAGCCGTCTGAACTCGGTCTCCTCCACACAGGGCGATATGGTTCAGAAGATGCCAGGGGAAAGCCTCTCGCGGGCAGGCGCCAAGGCTGCAGGAGAAAGCAGCAAGTACAAAATCAAGAAGCAGCTGTCGGAGCAGGATCTTCAGCAGTTGCGGCTGAAGATCAACGGACGCGAACGCAAGAGGATGCACGACCTGAACCTCGCCATGGATGGTCTGCGCGAGGTCATGCCCTACGCTCACGGGCCCTCGGTGCGCAAGCTCTCCAAGATCGCCACTCTGCTTCTGGCCAGAAACTACATCCTCATGCTCACCAGCTCCCTGGAGGAGATGAAGAGGTTGGTTGGAGAGATCTACGGGGGACACCACTCGGCCTTCCACTGTGGGACTGTGGGGCATTCGGCCGGCCACCCGGCACACGCAGCCAACGCTGTGCACCCGGTGCACCCTATCCTGGGCGGCGCGCTCTCCTCTGGCAATGCCTCGTCTCCTCTGTCCGCGACCTCCCTGCCGACCATTGGCACCATCCGACCTCCCCACTCACTGCTCAAGGCGCCCTCCACGCCGCCCGCGCTACAACTGGGCAGCGGCTTCCAGCACTGGGCGGGGCTGCCCTGTCCCTGCACCATCTGCCAGATGCCACCACCGCCGCACCTGTCCGCTCTCTCCACCGCCAACATGGCACGGCTTTCGGCTGAATCTAAGGACTTGCTCAAGTGA